The following are encoded together in the Robertmurraya sp. FSL R5-0851 genome:
- a CDS encoding diacylglycerol kinase family protein — MSMGSNDKSNYKTRNVLYSFRHALSGFSKAVKEERNMKIHLLFTMVVILLGLLLQVSRVEWVFLLVLIGGVISLELINSSIENLVDLVTEEYHPLAKKAKDMAAAAVFIFSIVSVMIGLIIFIPRIW, encoded by the coding sequence ATGAGTATGGGCTCGAACGATAAAAGTAACTATAAAACGAGAAATGTCCTATATTCTTTCCGGCATGCCCTATCCGGGTTTAGTAAGGCAGTAAAAGAGGAGAGAAATATGAAAATTCATCTTCTCTTTACAATGGTAGTTATCTTACTTGGCCTTTTACTACAAGTTTCTCGAGTTGAATGGGTGTTTCTTCTCGTATTAATCGGAGGAGTAATTTCTTTAGAATTGATAAATTCGAGTATCGAAAACCTTGTAGATTTAGTGACAGAGGAGTATCATCCACTGGCAAAAAAAGCAAAGGATATGGCAGCGGCAGCAGTTTTTATCTTTTCCATTGTGAGTGTTATGATTGGTTTGATCATTTTCATACCAAGAATATGGTAA
- the era gene encoding GTPase Era, with protein MSNKQNQEHKSGFISIIGRPNVGKSTFLNRVIGQKIAIMSDKPQTTRNKVQGVLTTNDAQLVFIDTPGIHKPKHKLGDFMMKVAQNTLKEVDIVLFMVNAEEGFGRGEEFILDKFQSIKTPVFLVINKIDLVHPDQLMEIIVSYKERYPFAEIIPISALEGNNLEVLLDVIKKYIPEGPQYYPADQVTDHPERFIVSELIREKALHLTREEIPHSLAVVIEKMERIEDKDVVHVMATIIVERDSQKGIVIGKQGSMLKEIGKRARQDIENLLGTKVFLELWVKVQKDWRNKMSQLRDFGFREDEY; from the coding sequence ATGAGTAATAAACAAAATCAAGAGCACAAATCAGGGTTTATCTCCATCATCGGTCGTCCAAATGTTGGAAAATCAACATTTCTCAATCGTGTAATCGGACAAAAAATCGCCATTATGAGTGATAAACCACAAACGACAAGAAACAAGGTACAAGGCGTACTAACAACAAATGATGCACAATTAGTATTTATTGATACACCTGGAATTCATAAGCCGAAGCATAAGCTTGGGGACTTTATGATGAAGGTTGCTCAAAACACATTAAAAGAAGTCGACATTGTTCTCTTTATGGTGAATGCGGAAGAAGGTTTTGGTCGTGGTGAAGAGTTTATTTTAGATAAATTCCAATCAATTAAAACACCTGTATTCCTCGTGATTAACAAAATTGATCTTGTTCATCCTGACCAACTTATGGAAATTATCGTGTCATATAAAGAAAGATATCCTTTTGCTGAAATCATTCCCATCTCTGCGCTTGAAGGAAATAACTTAGAGGTCTTGCTTGATGTGATAAAGAAATACATTCCTGAAGGACCACAGTATTATCCAGCAGACCAAGTAACAGATCACCCAGAAAGATTTATTGTGTCAGAGCTAATACGTGAGAAGGCATTGCATTTAACCAGGGAAGAGATTCCTCATTCATTAGCAGTTGTTATTGAAAAAATGGAACGTATTGAAGACAAAGATGTTGTACACGTTATGGCAACCATTATCGTAGAACGTGATTCCCAAAAAGGAATTGTGATTGGTAAACAAGGAAGCATGTTAAAGGAAATTGGTAAACGAGCAAGGCAGGATATTGAGAACTTATTGGGAACAAAAGTGTTTTTAGAATTATGGGTTAAAGTTCAGAAGGATTGGCGCAACAAAATGTCCCAACTGAGAGATTTTGGGTTCCGTGAGGACGAATATTGA
- the ybeY gene encoding rRNA maturation RNase YbeY: MNLLDIDFLDETSAMKEEAVEQIEGLLNLAQKKLQITEPCELSVTFVDNNRIQDINREYRGKDKPTDVISFALEELGEGEIQISGANMPRVLGDIIISIDKAREQATDYGHSVERELGFLAVHGFLHLLGYDHETEEEEKEMFDLQRSILDEYGLER; the protein is encoded by the coding sequence ATGAACTTACTAGACATCGATTTTTTAGATGAAACGAGTGCAATGAAGGAAGAAGCGGTGGAACAAATTGAAGGGTTATTAAATTTAGCTCAAAAAAAACTACAAATTACTGAACCATGTGAGTTATCCGTTACATTTGTTGATAATAACCGTATTCAGGATATTAACCGTGAATACAGGGGGAAGGATAAGCCAACAGATGTCATTTCTTTCGCATTAGAGGAGCTCGGAGAGGGAGAAATCCAAATAAGCGGCGCAAACATGCCAAGAGTACTCGGTGATATCATTATTTCGATTGATAAAGCCCGTGAACAGGCTACAGACTATGGGCATTCTGTGGAGCGTGAGTTAGGATTTTTGGCTGTCCATGGATTTCTACATCTGTTAGGTTATGATCATGAGACAGAAGAAGAGGAAAAGGAGATGTTTGATCTTCAACGGAGTATATTGGATGAGTATGGGCTCGAACGATAA
- the yqfC gene encoding sporulation protein YqfC, whose translation MAKRWGQRVRNWMTQTMDLPQDVMMDLPRITMIGQIHIYIENHRGLLTFSEKELRLLLKQGQLLIKGKAFVIKTILPEEILLEGKIEQVIYLEE comes from the coding sequence ATGGCTAAAAGGTGGGGGCAACGTGTAAGAAACTGGATGACCCAAACAATGGATCTTCCACAAGATGTCATGATGGATTTACCCCGCATCACTATGATTGGTCAAATCCACATCTATATTGAGAACCACCGTGGCTTACTCACTTTCTCAGAGAAAGAGCTTAGACTGCTTTTAAAGCAAGGGCAGTTGTTAATAAAGGGCAAGGCATTTGTCATTAAGACGATACTTCCAGAGGAGATTCTACTTGAAGGGAAAATTGAACAAGTTATTTATCTTGAAGAATAA
- a CDS encoding YqzL family protein, with protein MMDFTWKVFSQTGNIDTYLLFKELEKENQDIPGNQDDELAEVEFPYL; from the coding sequence ATGATGGATTTTACCTGGAAAGTATTTTCGCAAACAGGTAACATTGACACTTATCTGCTCTTTAAGGAGTTAGAGAAGGAGAATCAAGACATACCCGGGAATCAGGATGATGAGCTAGCAGAGGTTGAATTTCCATATCTCTAG
- a CDS encoding cytidine deaminase — protein sequence MSKNETLIKEAKIAREKAYVPYSKFQVGAALLTTDGKIYHGCNVENAAFSMTNCAERTAFFSAYAHGDRQFEMLAVVADTEGPVSPCGACRQVISELCPKDMKVILTNLNGDTQELTVAELLPGAFSPEDLNE from the coding sequence TTGAGCAAGAATGAAACATTAATTAAAGAAGCAAAAATTGCTAGAGAAAAAGCTTATGTACCATATTCAAAGTTCCAAGTGGGAGCTGCCCTCTTAACGACTGATGGAAAAATATATCATGGGTGTAATGTAGAAAATGCTGCTTTTAGCATGACCAATTGTGCGGAGAGAACCGCATTTTTCAGTGCTTATGCCCATGGAGATCGTCAGTTTGAGATGCTTGCCGTGGTTGCAGATACAGAAGGTCCTGTCTCTCCATGTGGAGCATGTCGTCAAGTGATTTCAGAGTTGTGTCCTAAAGACATGAAGGTTATTTTAACGAATTTAAATGGAGATACACAAGAATTAACCGTGGCAGAACTACTACCAGGAGCATTTTCACCGGAGGATTTAAATGAGTAA
- a CDS encoding HD family phosphohydrolase has protein sequence MEKIQQQLMKIRGLLDLRIFRVLLFLVLGLILYASMFTNVKPEKMDLRLFSIANQTVRSPVTISDKESTEKKREEAEDSVQDVYYMKKETNENRVDLITSIFDAASEVKKELQDQVNASTGTAQGQEGGNAGSTPSDKEIVDKMKGKLTEEVTRSISDSVLLALVSSSKEELSVAKDVTITAINMVMNRRIPADEVENSKRLVEEELKLTSMSSQLKAAVIELGRYAVVQNEFFDLEATQELREQAKESVEPAKILQGQIIVEENQLISREVFRQLELVGLTDNQQSTLPFIGLALLVMVMVIALYYYFHELKVSGDMKQNYLLLFSIIFILSIVMLKGISLLQQFEFSDLGYLFPAAMAAMLIKILVDDRLAILTTIILALCGTILFSENITSSLNVNIGIYIICSGLASIMFLSKQNQRMKILQAGMFVSLVNIIIIFALLFINNGHYNAKEYTFYFGGAFTSGIIAAILTIGLLPFFEAGFGILSTMRLIELSNPNHPLLRKILTEAPGTYHHSIMVANLAESACEAIGANGLLARVGCYYHDIGKTKRPQFFIENQMNIENPHDRLPPQTSKNIIVAHAIDGAELLRQYKMPKEIVDIAEQHHGTTLLKFFYHKAKQNGNEVREEDYRYPGPKAQNKEIAIIGIADSVEAAVRSMQHPNPEQIESLVKSIIADRLQDGQLNECDLTLKEMEIISNTLCETLKGIFHSRIEYPEITKQKVKQA, from the coding sequence GTGGAAAAGATTCAACAACAGTTGATGAAAATTAGAGGCCTACTGGATCTACGAATATTTCGGGTCTTGTTATTCCTCGTCCTTGGCTTAATCCTTTATGCCTCCATGTTTACCAATGTTAAGCCAGAAAAAATGGATTTACGCTTGTTTTCCATTGCGAATCAAACCGTAAGATCTCCAGTAACGATCTCTGATAAAGAGAGTACAGAAAAGAAGAGAGAAGAAGCTGAAGACAGTGTTCAAGATGTCTATTATATGAAAAAGGAAACAAATGAGAATCGTGTCGATTTAATTACCTCAATCTTCGATGCAGCATCGGAAGTGAAGAAGGAACTGCAAGACCAAGTAAACGCTTCAACAGGAACTGCTCAGGGGCAAGAAGGTGGAAATGCAGGAAGTACTCCTTCAGACAAGGAAATAGTAGACAAGATGAAGGGCAAGCTAACAGAGGAAGTCACAAGAAGTATTTCCGATTCTGTCTTGCTAGCACTTGTCTCATCTTCAAAGGAAGAGTTATCCGTTGCTAAGGATGTAACCATAACCGCAATAAATATGGTTATGAATCGAAGAATCCCAGCAGATGAAGTGGAAAATAGTAAGAGGCTTGTAGAGGAAGAACTAAAACTAACTTCAATGAGCAGTCAATTAAAAGCAGCCGTAATTGAGTTAGGACGATATGCCGTTGTTCAAAATGAATTTTTTGATTTAGAGGCTACTCAGGAGCTGAGAGAACAGGCAAAGGAAAGTGTGGAGCCAGCAAAGATATTACAAGGGCAAATAATTGTTGAAGAAAATCAGCTGATTAGTAGAGAAGTCTTTCGTCAGCTCGAGCTCGTTGGTCTTACAGACAATCAGCAATCAACACTGCCTTTTATCGGATTAGCACTTCTTGTTATGGTCATGGTAATTGCTCTATACTATTACTTCCATGAACTCAAAGTGAGTGGAGATATGAAGCAAAATTACTTGCTTTTGTTTAGTATTATCTTTATTCTTTCAATCGTGATGTTGAAAGGAATTAGTCTTCTTCAACAATTTGAGTTTTCAGATTTAGGTTATTTATTTCCTGCTGCCATGGCAGCCATGTTAATAAAAATTTTGGTCGACGATCGACTTGCGATTTTAACAACCATTATTCTAGCTCTTTGCGGAACCATTTTGTTTAGTGAAAACATTACAAGCTCACTAAATGTTAATATTGGAATCTACATCATTTGTAGTGGCTTAGCAAGCATTATGTTCCTTAGTAAACAAAATCAGAGGATGAAAATTCTTCAGGCGGGTATGTTTGTTTCTTTGGTAAATATCATTATTATTTTTGCGTTGTTATTTATTAACAACGGTCACTATAATGCAAAAGAATATACGTTTTACTTTGGTGGTGCCTTTACATCGGGAATTATTGCTGCGATTCTAACCATCGGACTCCTCCCATTCTTCGAGGCCGGTTTTGGAATCCTTTCAACGATGAGATTGATCGAATTATCAAATCCAAATCATCCTCTTCTTAGAAAAATACTTACGGAGGCTCCTGGAACCTACCACCATTCCATAATGGTTGCAAATCTAGCGGAGTCAGCATGTGAGGCAATCGGTGCAAATGGCTTATTAGCCAGGGTAGGGTGTTATTATCATGATATTGGGAAGACCAAGAGACCACAATTTTTTATTGAGAATCAAATGAATATTGAAAATCCTCATGATCGCTTGCCGCCACAAACGAGCAAAAATATTATTGTAGCTCATGCCATAGATGGTGCTGAACTACTAAGACAGTACAAAATGCCAAAAGAAATTGTAGATATTGCAGAGCAACATCATGGCACTACTTTACTCAAGTTCTTTTACCACAAGGCAAAGCAAAATGGCAATGAGGTGCGAGAAGAGGACTATCGATATCCTGGACCAAAGGCTCAAAATAAGGAAATTGCAATTATCGGAATTGCCGATAGTGTGGAGGCTGCGGTTCGGTCTATGCAGCATCCTAACCCTGAACAAATAGAAAGCTTAGTTAAAAGTATAATTGCCGACCGACTACAGGATGGACAGCTGAATGAATGTGACTTAACACTCAAGGAAATGGAAATTATCTCAAACACACTATGTGAAACGTTAAAGGGAATTTTTCATTCTCGAATTGAATATCCAGAGATTACGAAACAGAAGGTGAAACAAGCATGA
- the yqfD gene encoding sporulation protein YqfD, with protein MKNQWIYYYSGIVSVKVTGKGLERFINTLTREQVSIWRVKRHGVNAMSFEIKVEDAHKIRKVVRNSGCKIEFQRRTGLPFLMKRAIKNIGFFIGAVLFLMVITLLSNMVWGIEIKGADPATEYKIRKTLDEIGVKKGKFQWSLGTPDAIQKSITDSMDELTWIGVELQGTTYHLQVVEKNEPEKQQEYGPQNLVAKKKATVVDYFVEEGKTLVSLNEVVSPGKVLVSGTIGREGEEQLVPARGEVLGETWYWTEVELPLSTNFQVYTGNEVRKHAISIGKFNIPVWGFGKVEYKQSVTEENTKPIKFLKWNLPISYQQSTIRESENETRVYTEKQAYTVAREMARKDIKSLLPEDAKIKGEKVLRQLVKNGKVNLIVHFQVIENIAEPQPITQGDSE; from the coding sequence ATGAAGAACCAATGGATTTACTACTATTCGGGAATTGTATCTGTAAAGGTGACAGGAAAAGGCCTTGAAAGATTTATTAACACACTAACAAGAGAGCAGGTTTCAATCTGGAGAGTAAAGCGTCATGGCGTAAATGCCATGAGCTTTGAAATAAAAGTGGAGGATGCCCACAAAATTAGAAAGGTTGTTAGGAACTCAGGCTGTAAAATTGAGTTCCAACGCCGGACAGGCCTTCCATTTCTAATGAAAAGAGCCATTAAAAATATTGGTTTCTTTATTGGTGCAGTTCTTTTTTTAATGGTCATTACCTTGCTTTCCAACATGGTATGGGGTATTGAAATTAAAGGAGCAGACCCAGCAACGGAATATAAGATTCGAAAAACCCTTGATGAAATAGGTGTAAAAAAGGGGAAATTTCAGTGGTCCTTAGGTACCCCAGATGCGATTCAAAAGTCGATTACAGACAGTATGGATGAATTAACATGGATTGGAGTGGAGTTACAGGGGACAACCTACCACTTACAAGTGGTTGAAAAAAATGAACCTGAAAAACAGCAGGAATACGGCCCGCAAAATTTAGTTGCTAAAAAGAAAGCAACGGTTGTGGACTATTTTGTGGAAGAAGGTAAAACACTGGTTTCTCTCAATGAAGTCGTATCTCCAGGAAAGGTTTTAGTGTCAGGGACGATTGGAAGGGAAGGGGAGGAACAACTAGTTCCTGCGAGGGGAGAGGTATTAGGTGAAACTTGGTATTGGACAGAAGTGGAACTTCCTTTGTCAACGAATTTTCAAGTGTATACGGGAAATGAAGTAAGAAAACATGCAATATCAATAGGTAAATTCAACATTCCTGTTTGGGGGTTTGGAAAGGTCGAGTATAAACAATCGGTTACAGAGGAAAATACAAAGCCAATCAAATTCCTAAAATGGAATTTGCCGATTTCTTACCAACAATCCACAATTCGTGAAAGTGAAAATGAGACAAGGGTATATACGGAAAAACAAGCATATACTGTCGCAAGAGAAATGGCTAGAAAAGATATAAAAAGTCTCCTTCCTGAAGATGCTAAAATAAAAGGGGAAAAAGTTTTGCGCCAATTGGTCAAGAATGGTAAAGTTAACTTAATTGTTCATTTTCAAGTAATTGAAAATATCGCAGAACCTCAACCAATTACTCAAGGAGACTCGGAATGA
- the floA gene encoding flotillin-like protein FloA (flotillin-like protein involved in membrane lipid rafts) has product MILGSGTIFVLVLVVLGIVLLSVLLTFVPVMLWISALAAGVKVSIFTLVGMRLRRVIPSRVINPLIKAHKAGLDVSTNQLESHYLAGGNVDRVVNALIAAHRANIELSFERAAAIDLAGRDVLEAVQMSVNPKVIETPFIAGVAMDGIEVKAKARITVRANIDRLVGGAGEETIVARVGEGIVSTIGSSDNHKKVLENPDMISQTVLSKGLDAGTAFEILSIDIADVDIGKNIGAELQTEQAEADKKIAQAKAEERRAMAVAQEQEMKARVEEMRAKVVEAEAKVPLAMSEALTSGKIGVMDYLNIQNIAADTSMRDSFGKPDGNTDKK; this is encoded by the coding sequence ATGATTTTAGGATCTGGAACGATATTTGTTCTTGTATTAGTTGTATTAGGAATTGTTTTATTATCTGTTTTGCTCACGTTTGTACCAGTTATGCTCTGGATTTCAGCGCTTGCTGCAGGAGTTAAAGTAAGCATTTTTACCCTAGTTGGAATGAGATTACGTCGAGTGATTCCAAGTAGAGTAATTAATCCATTAATTAAGGCACATAAAGCAGGCTTGGATGTTTCAACCAATCAGCTTGAAAGCCATTACTTAGCGGGTGGTAACGTAGATAGAGTGGTAAACGCATTGATTGCTGCACATCGTGCGAATATTGAATTATCATTTGAGCGTGCGGCTGCGATTGATTTAGCTGGTCGTGATGTATTAGAGGCTGTGCAGATGAGTGTCAATCCAAAGGTAATTGAAACTCCATTTATTGCTGGGGTTGCCATGGATGGAATTGAGGTAAAAGCAAAAGCGAGAATAACCGTGCGTGCAAATATTGACCGTTTAGTCGGTGGTGCTGGCGAAGAAACGATTGTTGCTCGTGTTGGGGAAGGGATTGTTTCAACAATTGGTTCCTCTGATAATCATAAAAAAGTGTTAGAAAATCCAGATATGATTTCACAAACTGTCTTGTCAAAAGGATTAGATGCAGGTACTGCTTTTGAAATTCTGTCGATTGATATTGCGGATGTGGATATTGGAAAGAATATTGGTGCTGAATTACAAACGGAACAAGCAGAAGCAGATAAAAAGATCGCTCAAGCAAAAGCTGAAGAACGTAGAGCAATGGCAGTAGCTCAGGAGCAGGAAATGAAGGCACGTGTTGAGGAAATGAGAGCAAAGGTTGTAGAAGCGGAAGCAAAGGTACCACTTGCCATGTCAGAGGCGTTAACTTCTGGGAAAATTGGTGTGATGGATTATTTAAATATCCAAAACATTGCGGCTGACACGAGTATGAGAGATTCTTTTGGTAAACCAGACGGAAATACGGATAAAAAATAA
- a CDS encoding PhoH family protein produces the protein MTEELKSISVNLENPNEAIALLGNADANIKMIEQELGVTIVTRGETVSVSGSPENVELVTSIISNLVYVIRKGINISGRDVMYAIQMSKKGTLEYFKDIYEEEITKNAKGKSIRVKTLGQQQYLTAMKKHDLVFGIGPAGTGKTYLAVVMAVNALKNGNVKRIILTRPAVEAGESLGFLPGDLKEKVDPYLRPLYDALHDILGTEHTQRMIERGTIEIAPLAYMRGRTLDDAFVILDEAQNTTQAQMKMFLTRLGFGSKMVITGDQTQIDLPKGVKSGLITAESILTSVKGISIIHLEQSDVVRHPLVGRIIQAYEKQSNE, from the coding sequence ATGACAGAAGAACTAAAATCGATTAGTGTAAATCTCGAAAATCCAAATGAAGCCATCGCTCTATTAGGTAATGCTGATGCAAATATTAAAATGATTGAGCAGGAACTCGGTGTAACGATTGTAACTAGAGGGGAAACAGTTAGTGTATCTGGTTCACCTGAAAATGTTGAATTGGTGACGAGTATTATCAGCAATCTAGTCTACGTTATTAGAAAAGGCATTAATATTAGTGGGCGAGACGTCATGTATGCGATTCAAATGTCTAAAAAAGGTACATTAGAGTACTTTAAAGACATATATGAAGAAGAAATTACGAAAAATGCCAAAGGCAAGTCAATAAGAGTTAAAACTCTAGGTCAACAGCAGTATTTAACGGCGATGAAGAAGCATGATCTCGTTTTTGGCATTGGTCCCGCTGGTACGGGAAAAACGTATTTAGCAGTGGTTATGGCTGTGAATGCATTAAAAAATGGAAATGTAAAACGAATTATCCTAACGAGACCAGCAGTCGAAGCGGGAGAAAGTCTTGGATTTTTACCAGGGGACTTAAAAGAAAAGGTTGACCCGTATTTAAGGCCACTATATGATGCACTTCATGATATCTTAGGAACGGAACATACACAGCGTATGATCGAACGAGGGACGATAGAAATTGCTCCTCTAGCTTATATGAGGGGAAGAACCTTAGATGATGCCTTTGTGATTTTAGATGAAGCACAAAACACAACGCAGGCACAGATGAAAATGTTCTTAACCCGACTTGGATTCGGCTCTAAAATGGTCATTACCGGTGATCAAACACAAATTGACCTACCGAAAGGTGTGAAATCGGGATTGATTACCGCAGAGTCCATCCTAACGTCAGTAAAGGGAATTTCCATTATTCATTTAGAACAAAGTGATGTGGTTAGACACCCTCTAGTAGGGCGAATCATTCAAGCGTACGAAAAGCAATCCAATGAGTAA
- a CDS encoding IS91 family transposase, translating to METNILRRIFFDKHQHWEAFKRKHGAKIRPIVIKEVEKFRDCGDIKNGFKLFVCEGCHDVRKVPYRCKGRFCTTCSVGESEEWSRLLTEDVLQVNHRHVIFTIDEGLRDVFLLHRHLLKDLMDASARLLTDFFKKKAKVTPGIIAGLHTFGSRVNFNPHVHMLVTMGGLTEKGEWKQYDFLPFTMLRKQWQTVVLKLIRNGVSPREKKRIQPRLQKAFTNNGEGFYVYAPKQRGKIKEQLRYIGRYIRRPAIGINRIEAYDGQFVTFKYKDKTDGKDKSETVSVEEFISRLIRHIPDEQFKTIRHYGMYSRRSKNLCKKVLSTWQQKARRWVVKVKKTLRRQTWRERIVASGKKDPLVCQRCECYYEYKGEVCLENGKLEIKVALCKTTRAYLERMINDLTGIKNPQKGKEKEEKHKPKPVQATERQLCLFGVS from the coding sequence ATGGAGACCAATATATTGAGAAGAATATTTTTTGATAAACACCAACATTGGGAAGCTTTCAAAAGAAAACACGGTGCTAAAATCCGCCCTATCGTAATTAAGGAGGTTGAGAAATTTCGAGATTGTGGGGATATCAAAAATGGATTTAAGTTATTTGTGTGTGAAGGTTGTCATGATGTGCGAAAGGTTCCTTACCGATGTAAAGGTCGATTTTGTACCACGTGCTCTGTTGGAGAAAGTGAAGAATGGAGTAGGTTACTTACTGAAGATGTTCTTCAGGTTAATCATCGGCACGTAATTTTTACGATTGATGAAGGACTAAGAGATGTATTTCTCCTTCACCGACATCTATTAAAAGATTTAATGGATGCTTCTGCAAGACTACTTACTGACTTTTTCAAAAAGAAAGCAAAGGTAACACCTGGGATTATTGCTGGACTCCACACTTTTGGTTCAAGGGTCAACTTCAATCCTCACGTACATATGTTAGTTACAATGGGTGGATTAACAGAAAAAGGAGAATGGAAGCAGTATGATTTCTTGCCATTTACGATGCTTCGTAAACAATGGCAAACGGTCGTATTAAAATTAATTAGAAACGGAGTTTCACCAAGAGAAAAGAAAAGAATCCAACCAAGACTTCAAAAGGCGTTCACCAATAATGGCGAAGGCTTCTATGTGTATGCACCTAAACAGAGGGGAAAAATAAAAGAACAACTTCGTTATATTGGCCGTTATATTCGTCGACCAGCGATTGGAATCAATCGGATTGAGGCATATGATGGGCAATTCGTTACGTTCAAATATAAGGATAAAACTGACGGAAAAGACAAATCCGAAACCGTAAGTGTCGAAGAATTTATTTCACGTTTAATTCGCCATATCCCAGACGAGCAATTTAAAACTATTCGGCATTACGGTATGTATTCTAGAAGATCAAAAAACTTGTGTAAAAAAGTGTTGAGTACTTGGCAACAAAAAGCAAGACGTTGGGTTGTAAAAGTTAAGAAAACCTTACGTCGCCAGACGTGGCGTGAAAGAATAGTAGCCAGTGGCAAGAAAGACCCTCTCGTTTGTCAGAGGTGTGAATGTTACTATGAATACAAGGGAGAAGTCTGCCTTGAAAATGGTAAATTAGAAATAAAGGTAGCCTTATGCAAAACTACAAGAGCTTATTTAGAAAGGATGATTAACGATCTCACCGGTATCAAAAACCCGCAAAAAGGGAAAGAAAAAGAAGAAAAACATAAGCCTAAACCAGTCCAAGCAACAGAGCGTCAACTATGTTTGTTTGGCGTGTCATGA
- the recO gene encoding DNA repair protein RecO encodes MFQKCEGIVIRTNHYGETNKIVTLFTREWGKIGVMARGAKKPNSRLAAITQLFTYGQFLVQTSSGLGSLQQGEMLSSMRSIKEDIFLTAYASYVIDLTDKSTDEKKANPFLFEMLYQTLNYINEGYDPEIIVHIFEVKMLNTLGLYPILNQCTVCGSTDGHFSFSIREGGFICHRCLEKDPYHYKISQSTVKLLRLFYFIDMSRLGNISVKQETKAELKKIITAYYDEYSGLHLKTKKFLNQISQLGSIDFKS; translated from the coding sequence ATGTTTCAAAAATGCGAAGGCATCGTCATTCGAACAAATCATTATGGTGAAACAAATAAAATTGTCACTCTATTCACACGTGAATGGGGGAAAATTGGGGTGATGGCACGTGGTGCAAAAAAGCCAAACAGTCGCTTAGCTGCCATCACTCAGCTTTTTACATACGGTCAATTCTTAGTGCAAACAAGCAGCGGTCTAGGGAGTTTGCAGCAAGGAGAAATGCTTTCCTCGATGCGCTCTATTAAGGAGGATATCTTCCTTACCGCTTATGCAAGTTACGTTATTGATCTAACAGATAAAAGTACTGACGAAAAAAAGGCAAATCCTTTTTTATTTGAGATGCTATATCAAACGCTAAATTATATTAACGAAGGCTATGACCCAGAAATTATTGTTCATATTTTTGAAGTGAAAATGTTGAATACATTAGGGTTGTATCCAATCCTTAATCAATGTACCGTTTGTGGAAGTACAGACGGTCATTTTTCATTTTCGATCCGAGAGGGCGGATTTATCTGTCATCGTTGTTTGGAAAAGGATCCATATCACTATAAAATCTCTCAGTCAACAGTAAAACTACTTCGTTTATTTTATTTCATTGATATGAGTAGGTTAGGGAATATATCTGTGAAGCAAGAAACGAAGGCTGAGTTAAAAAAGATTATTACTGCTTATTATGATGAATACTCTGGTTTACATTTAAAAACGAAAAAATTCCTAAATCAGATTAGTCAACTAGGAAGTATTGATTTTAAAAGTTGA